From the genome of Rhodothermales bacterium, one region includes:
- a CDS encoding c-type cytochrome: MRLSHAARTGLLALVLGLLLVSAAFAQPGPQQQQKPENLKVLPEDMPIQQVRRVMGGFTRALGVRCLYCHVGEEGKPPSTYDFASDDKEAKEVARVMMRMVHSINEDFVKTAPGDGEKLSVNCETCHRGVARPQMLEDMLADYVAEKGVDEAVAEYNRLREQYYGGFSYNFQEPTLIRTAQQLLDAENPDAALRFLDLNAEFFPNSSQTHAAMAEAYLAKEDKAAAIQHVEKALELNPNDRRLQQWLEDLKNQ; encoded by the coding sequence ATGCGCCTTTCCCATGCCGCCCGTACCGGATTGCTGGCCCTGGTTCTGGGTCTATTGCTTGTTTCTGCAGCGTTTGCCCAGCCGGGCCCGCAGCAGCAGCAAAAACCCGAAAACCTCAAGGTACTGCCTGAAGACATGCCCATCCAGCAGGTGCGCCGGGTGATGGGCGGTTTCACGCGGGCGCTTGGTGTGCGCTGTCTGTACTGCCATGTGGGGGAGGAGGGTAAGCCGCCTTCGACCTACGATTTTGCCTCGGATGACAAGGAGGCGAAAGAGGTGGCGCGCGTCATGATGCGGATGGTGCACAGCATCAACGAGGACTTCGTCAAGACGGCGCCGGGCGACGGCGAAAAGCTCAGCGTGAACTGCGAAACCTGCCATCGAGGCGTTGCGCGTCCGCAGATGCTGGAGGACATGCTGGCCGACTATGTCGCCGAGAAAGGGGTAGACGAGGCGGTGGCCGAATACAACCGCCTGCGCGAACAGTACTACGGCGGCTTCTCGTACAACTTCCAGGAGCCGACGCTCATCCGCACGGCCCAGCAGCTGCTGGACGCCGAAAACCCGGATGCCGCGCTGCGTTTCCTCGACCTCAACGCCGAGTTTTTCCCGAACTCGAGCCAGACGCATGCGGCGATGGCCGAGGCCTATCTGGCGAAGGAAGACAAGGCGGCGGCGATCCAGCACGTCGAAAAGGCGCTCGAACTCAATCCGAACGATCGCCGGCTCCAGCAGTGGCTGGAGGATCTGAAAAATCAGTAG
- a CDS encoding sodium:solute symporter family protein, whose amino-acid sequence MSMDWMLLAILGYILAQLGIGAFISSRIKTEDDYLVAGRSLGYGLTTFTLFATWFGAETCIGAAGAIYTDGLAGGSADPFGYGLCILFMGIVFAIPIWKRKLTTLADLYRERYSTLVERTAIALMIPGSMFWAAAQIRAFGQVLSASSGWDVTMSISIAAGIVVIYTMFGGLLADAWTDLLQGIVLIAGLVTLFVLLMQDQSAGLGELIQPEQLALFGGPDVGWMDLIETWAIPIVGSVTAAELLTRAIAAKSPQVAKRSAFMASGLYLAIGMIPAVIGLMGATLMPGLEHPEQLLPRMAQEHLPTVLYALFNGALVSAILSTVDSVLLVAASMLSHNIIVPLRPEYTERQKVRVARLSVAGCGLLAYIMALNAEGVHDLVEEASAFGSAGLFVVIVCSLFVPWGGPVSAMSALIAGIVSWVLGAYVWDLPHPYLLSLAASGTGYAVAMLVETRLAAARRSTA is encoded by the coding sequence ATGTCAATGGATTGGATGCTGCTTGCCATACTGGGATATATCCTCGCGCAGCTGGGCATCGGCGCGTTTATATCCAGTCGGATCAAGACAGAGGACGACTACCTCGTGGCCGGCCGCAGCCTGGGCTACGGGCTCACCACGTTTACGCTGTTCGCGACCTGGTTCGGCGCGGAAACGTGCATCGGCGCGGCGGGCGCGATCTACACCGACGGCCTGGCCGGCGGCAGCGCCGACCCGTTCGGCTACGGATTGTGCATCCTCTTCATGGGCATCGTATTCGCGATCCCGATCTGGAAGCGAAAACTCACGACGCTGGCCGACCTGTACCGGGAGCGGTACTCGACCCTCGTAGAGCGCACGGCGATCGCCCTCATGATCCCCGGCTCGATGTTCTGGGCCGCCGCCCAGATCCGGGCGTTCGGACAGGTGCTGTCGGCCTCGTCGGGGTGGGACGTGACGATGTCGATCTCGATCGCCGCCGGCATCGTCGTGATCTACACCATGTTCGGCGGCCTGCTGGCGGACGCCTGGACGGACCTCTTGCAGGGCATCGTGCTGATCGCCGGCCTGGTTACCCTGTTCGTGCTGCTGATGCAGGACCAGTCCGCCGGCCTGGGCGAACTCATCCAGCCCGAACAACTCGCGCTCTTCGGCGGCCCCGACGTGGGATGGATGGACCTCATCGAAACCTGGGCGATCCCCATCGTCGGGTCGGTCACCGCCGCGGAGCTGCTCACCCGCGCCATCGCGGCGAAATCGCCGCAGGTCGCCAAGCGGTCGGCCTTCATGGCGAGCGGGCTCTACCTGGCCATCGGGATGATTCCGGCCGTGATCGGTTTGATGGGCGCCACCCTGATGCCCGGGCTCGAGCATCCCGAACAACTGCTGCCGCGCATGGCGCAGGAGCACCTCCCCACCGTCCTCTACGCCCTGTTCAACGGCGCCCTCGTCTCCGCCATCCTGTCGACGGTCGACAGCGTGCTCCTGGTCGCCGCGTCGATGCTCTCCCACAATATCATCGTGCCGCTGCGGCCCGAGTACACGGAGCGGCAGAAGGTACGCGTCGCCCGGCTGTCGGTCGCCGGCTGCGGCCTGCTCGCCTACATCATGGCCCTGAACGCCGAGGGGGTGCACGACCTCGTCGAGGAGGCTTCCGCCTTCGGCAGCGCCGGCTTGTTCGTCGTGATCGTGTGCAGCCTGTTTGTGCCCTGGGGCGGACCCGTCAGCGCCATGAGCGCCCTGATCGCCGGCATCGTCTCCTGGGTCCTGGGCGCCTACGTCTGGGATCTGCCCCACCCCTACCTCCTGTCGCTCGCGGCATCCGGGACGGGTTATGCCGTGGCTATGCTCGTCGAAACCCGCCTGGCCGCGGCGCGCCGATCGACGGCCTAA
- a CDS encoding pentapeptide repeat-containing protein, which translates to MTTHTEPAIAEDRLYQLIRLRLIKEFNTQRAGFSSYDFSGMDFRGLDLRGIDAENIDFSNCYFRQADLRGLDLRTCNLEGASIHATKISGVYFPKELSAEEIQLSFTHGTRMRYR; encoded by the coding sequence ATGACGACACATACCGAGCCCGCCATCGCCGAAGATCGCCTCTATCAGTTGATCCGGCTCCGTTTGATCAAGGAATTCAACACGCAGCGCGCCGGCTTCAGCAGCTACGACTTCTCCGGAATGGACTTCCGGGGGCTCGACCTCCGCGGCATCGACGCCGAAAATATCGACTTCTCGAACTGCTATTTCCGTCAGGCCGATCTGCGCGGACTCGATCTGCGCACCTGTAACCTGGAAGGCGCGAGCATCCACGCGACGAAGATCTCGGGTGTGTATTTCCCGAAAGAGTTGAGTGCCGAGGAGATCCAGCTTTCCTTCACGCACGGCACCCGCATGCGGTACCGTTAG
- a CDS encoding MaoC family dehydratase: MTRHTYESLQVGDAFSFTRTISQADVQAFADVSGDDNPLHIDPEFAATTQFGKPIVHGVFLLGVVSKVLGRDFPGHGSVAVALSAKFLRPVVVDSEITVEVKIAEKVENRKHIRAKIYVYCNGKMCVGGEATLIPPSDAA; the protein is encoded by the coding sequence ATGACTCGACACACCTACGAATCCCTCCAGGTAGGCGACGCCTTTTCGTTCACCCGCACCATTTCCCAGGCCGATGTGCAGGCGTTCGCGGACGTCTCCGGCGACGACAACCCGCTCCACATCGATCCCGAATTCGCCGCCACCACCCAGTTCGGCAAACCCATCGTGCACGGGGTGTTCTTGCTGGGCGTCGTGTCCAAGGTGCTCGGGCGCGATTTTCCGGGTCACGGCAGCGTCGCCGTCGCCCTGTCCGCCAAGTTTCTCCGGCCCGTCGTCGTCGATTCAGAGATTACGGTCGAGGTAAAGATTGCCGAGAAGGTGGAGAATCGAAAGCACATCCGGGCCAAGATCTACGTCTACTGCAACGGCAAAATGTGTGTTGGCGGCGAAGCAACGCTGATTCCGCCGTCCGACGCCGCCTGA